A part of Antennarius striatus isolate MH-2024 chromosome 21, ASM4005453v1, whole genome shotgun sequence genomic DNA contains:
- the csnk1e gene encoding casein kinase I has protein sequence MELRVGNKYRLGRKIGSGSFGDIYLGSNIATGEEVAIKLECVKTKHPQLHIESKFYKMMQGGVGIPSIKWCGAEGDYNVMVMELLGPSLEDLFNFCSRKFSLKTVLLLADQMISRIEYIHSKNFIHRDVKPDNFLMGLGKKGNLVYIIDFGLAKKYRDARTHQHIPYRENKNLTGTARYASINTHLGIEQSRRDDLESLGYVLMYFNLGSLPWQGLKAATKRQKYERISEKKMSTPIEVLCKGYPSEFSTYLNLCRSLRFDDKPDYSYLRQLFRNLFHRQGFSYDYVFDWNMLKFGASRTTEDGERERREGKEGEERAGGGQRGAGGRALASGPNPSAANRVRNEADAAPSNPATRGVQQSGNRSPQAGRAERAERERKVAMRLHRGAPVNVSSSDLNARLDQSRITATQVSVPFEHLAK, from the exons ATGGAGCTGAGGGTGGGGAACAAGTATCGCCTCGGGAGGAAGATTGGAAGCGGGTCGTTTGGAGATATTTACCTCG GTTCCAACATCGCTACAGGAGAGGAAGTTGCAATCAAACTGGAATGTGTGAAGACCAAACATCCACAGCTCCACATTGAGAGCAAATTCTACAAGATGATGCAAGGGGGAG TGGGGATCCCGTCCATTAAATGGTGCGGCGCAGAAGGCGACTATAACGTCATGGTGATGGAGCTGCTGGGTCCCAGTCTGGAGGATCTGTTCAACTTCTGCTCCCGCAAATTCAGCCTGAAAACGGTTCTGCTGCTGGCCGACCAGATG ATCAGTCGTATTGAATACATCCATTCCAAGAACTTCATCCACAGAGACGTGAAGCCCGACAACTTCCTGATGGGGCTGGGCAAGAAGGGCAACTTGGTCTACATTATCGACTTTGGCCTGGCCAAGAAATACCGTGATGCCAGAACGCACCAACACATCCCCTACCGTGAGAATAAAAACCTCACCGGCACCGCCCGCTACGCCTCCATCAACACCCACCTAGGCATTG aGCAGTCGAGGCGGGATGACCTGGAGTCTCTGGGTTACGTCCTCATGTACTTCAACCTGGGCTCTCTGCCCTGGCAGGGCCTGAAAGCTGCCACCAAGAGGCAGAAGTACGAACGCATCAGTGAGAAGAAAATGTCGACCCCAATTGAGGTGCTTTGCAAAGGCTACCCAT cCGAATTCTCTACATACCTGAATTTGTGTCGTTCGCTGCGTTTCGATGACAAACCAGACTACTCGTATCTGAGGCAGCTCTTTAGGAACCTTTTCCACAGACAGGGGTTCTCCTATGACTACGTGTTCGACTGGAACATGCTGAAGTTT GGCGCCAGCAGGACCACGGAGGATGGAGAacgagagagaagggagggaaaGGAGGGCGAGGAGCGAGCAGGAGGAGGccagagaggagctggaggccgGGCCTTAGCGTCTGGTCCGAACCCTTCAGCGGCCAACAGGGTCAGAAACGAGGCAGACGCCGCTCCATCAAACCCCGCCACGCGTGGGGTCCAGCAGTCAG GTAACCGCTCACCTCAGGCGGGGAGAGCAGAGCGAGCTGAGCGGGAGAGGAAGGTGGCCATGAGGCTCCATCGGGGGGCGCCTGTCAACGTCTCCTCTTCTGATCTCAACGCGCGTCTGGACCAATCACGCATCACAGCCACGCAG gtCAGCGTGCCGTTTGAACACCTGGCAAAGTGA